The Methanosarcina barkeri MS DNA window TTTCCCATTTCTGAACTTCTCTACTGACAGCGCATGCGATTTCTTGTGTAGCAGTTCCTTGCGATACCTGACACGCTGTCTTTGCTTTCTCTTGAATTTCTTCGAGAAGCTCTTTTAGATTTCTATCTAGAATGGGCAGCCCTTTTCTCAGAACTTTTGTCGCAAACGGTGCTTTTTCGTCAGTGCATTTCATTAGTTCTGCAGCATGATCACAGTATTTTCTATAGAAGTTAAGCTCATCTTTCATCGCCTGTAAATCTAGAGTTTCCAAATTCTGGACTTCTTTTAATGCTTCTGCGAGGTTTTGGACAGCTTCAAAAAGCTGTTTTTTGCTCTCTGAGCTTCCAATTACAGATTTAGCTTCTTCTAGATATTTGTTCACTTCTTCTTTAGCTTCCTGTTTTTTGAAAATAATTGTATGGAATGAGCGATAAAAAGGAAGGCAAAATTGAGCAGGATTATCCCAACCATATGATTCCTCTGCTGCAGTTTCGAAAAATTCTATTGCCTTTTCCAGCTCTTTTTTGTAATCTTCATCTGTTTCTGCCTGGGAAGCCATAAATATTAAAATTCTTCCAAGAGAATGATTTGAGAAGGTTCTTACATCACCGTCTTCATCATTAGTCAGTCTATGTAAGTCATTCCATGCCTGTTGTTTATCTGGCAATTGAGGAAAAGCAGAACCAAGAGAAGAGGCGGCACTAGACCTCACACCACTGTCTTCATCATTAGTCAGTCTATGTAAGTCATTCCATGCCTGTTGTTTATCTGGCAATTGAGAATATGCAGAGCCAAGAGCTTCGGCAGCAATATATCTTACACTACAGTCTTCATCATTGGTCAGTCTGTGTAAATCATCCCATGCCTGTTGTTTATCTGGCACTTGAGAAAACGCAGAACCAAGAGCAGAAGCAGCCCAATGACTCACATGACTGTCTTCATCCTTGGTCAATCTAAGTAAATCACTCCATGATTGTTGTTTATCTGGCATGAGAGAGAAGAATTCCTCTAATTGCTCTAACGCATGTATACGCTCTTTTAGATCATCGCTTAGACATTGATTGTGAATTTTCTCCTGGTCGACCAACTGCCAAACACCGTAAAATCATATTAAGTAGGTGTTTAAAAATTTTTCTTTTTGGTTTTCGAGAATGTGTTTTATCCCGAAATTATTTCGCTTTTTTAATTTATTTATTTCAATTACATATCGAACTGACTTTCCGCAGATGTTCTCAAAAAAACAACAATTTTCCTGCTATCGGTTTTGGAGAATTTCTCAAAAATCTCTTGTATTATCTCAACTGAAGCTTTGGGAAATCGAGTTGAAAGTTTTCATTGAAGGTAAAAATGCCGAAAATTGTAGGACATTTTAAAAATATATCTTTGAACATCACATGCAATTAGCAGAAAAAACGATAGCAGAAAAAATTGTGAAAATTGTAAGGACATCTGCGGAAAGAGATATCGTATACAGTTGACCCACTATTTTACTCCAACTTATAACTTGTTTCATTTTACATGATTATTTCACAATACCAATATGAGATTGGAACTTACTCAATGTTTAACTTTTTGCGCCGTTTGCTGCTGTATCGTGTATTGAACTTTCAAACGGTTTTGGATATATCACAGTCTCCGAAAATAAATGAATCTCTTTAATTGAAACTCTTAAATCAAAAAATCAGTGAAAAACCGACAATCAGTTAAAAAGTCAAGGCTAAGGATAAATCGGAAGTAATTAATCAAATTTAAAAAGTGAACCTTTCTGATAAAGCAAATCCTTAGCTTTCCTGACGAATTTGAGAATTGAAAATCGTTATCAGGTATATTATTTAGCATGAAAGTACATGAGAAAATCTTCCTCACGTGCTCTCTTCATCTCCTTTTTCCGTTATTGCAAATATTTCACTAATTATTTTTATTCGTTCATCAACTGAGAATATCTCGGTCTCAACAATCTTCCTCTTTTGAATTTCTCCTTTTTTATATCCAATTTTATCTTCGTATATCTCATCGTTTACGATAAGATGCCATATTATCGTTGCAATTTTCCTTGCCAAGGCAATAATTGCCTTGGCATGTCCAATTGACTTCTTTTTTTTGTTAAAAAACTCTTTTAACCTGCTATTTTTCTTTCTTCTGTAAATTTTGCTATATACCCTTTAGTCTTCTCTTTTTCCTTTTTACGAATAAGCAGCAATAAACTAAACTGAAATTATCCTTTATACGAGTTCTATGGATCCGTTAATTCTGTTAATCTGTTAATTCTATTGATCTGTTAATTCTATCGAGATCTTTTTGATTAGAACTCTTTTCATGAAGTATCTACTTCTTGATGCTCCATAGCTTTCTGTTATCCTGTTTTGTGCTTTCAAGCTCACCCCTTTCCGTTAGATCGCTTAAAATTTTTAAAAGTTCAGTTTCCTTGAGATCCAGTTCATACCTGTGCTTAAACTCGGCTATAATTTGAGAGAGATCGAGGGTCCTATTCTGAATAATTTTTTCTGCAAACCCTGCCAGATCTTCATACCTGGCCCAGGGGTAAATGATCCAGCGCCATTTGAGAACCTTCTGGGCATAAAAATCAGGCGTGAAATTCGAGGAGATTTTATGCTGGAGCACTGCAGTCCTGACAGATGCAGGATTAAGGTTTAAAACGTAATCTACTGCAAGATTAAGTGTCTCGCCTGTATCGGTTACGTCATCGAGAATCAAGATTTTTTTTCCTGTTATATCCACAGGAATAGGGAATTTTATCCTTGCTTCTTCCCGCATGTCCGCAGCTCTTGAGTAGTGTTCAATCTTCATTGAGGTAAGGTCATTGAAGAGTAAAAAATCGGAAACCAGCCTTCCAGGCACATAGCCTCCTCTCCCTATAGCAACAATCAGGTCAGGCATATAGCCAGAAGCTTTGACCTTTTGGGCAAGAATTCTGGAAAGCCGCAAGACTTCATTAAAGCTTATAAGCTCACACCTGAATGAGTCCTTTTCTGTCTGGCCTTGGGATTGTTGAGATTGAATTTTTCTTTCCTGCGTCAGATAAATCGCCTTCTTAATGCATGTTTTATAACCTGCTGGTAGCGAATTGACGGATACTTTATAAAGAGAAATAAGATCCTTTTCTAGCCAGTTTAACAATTTTATCTAACGAGTTTATCAGTTTAATGACTTATTAATCCGTCTGAAAGCTCACTATTACCTGAAAATATTTGAATCCAGGAAAACATAAATAAAGAGTATCTGGAAAATAAGTGAGAAAAATAAAGTAGAGTAGGAATTGACAAAAATGAAATACTTTTTGAGAATAATATGTACTGAAACTCTTCTCGCAAGTCTTTTATGAGAAGGTCTAACCACTGTAAAGGAGTCTTATGCCATGTTTTCAAAGAAAGAAGACAAAATGGTAAACTTGGGTTTAAATTCCGTTAGAGAAAGGTTTGACGAAGGAGTAAACAAGGCTCTCAGTTGTCTGACCGAAATCGGCATAGGCTATGTGAACGAGAGAAAAGAGCCAGAAGCTGAAAAAACGGTAGTTTCCATAAAGGAAATAGGAAAGGCTGCTGCTCGCCAGGGAATGGAGAATGCCGCAGTCAATGCTATTCAAGCCCTTGAAAAGCTGCTACAATGCTCAATGGAGCAGAATATGCAGGAAATGGATGTCCGAGTTCTACTTTCATTTGGAGCTATAGGAAAAATAGCTGCCAAACAGCAGATGGAAATGGTAGCCAAGCTAGCGGCTTCAGTTCTCGGGAAAAGCGGGAATACGGCAGCTCTCCTTAATAAGGAAAGAGAAACTATAGCAGTTATAATAGGACTTGGAGAAATCGGAAAAGCGGTTGCAGGGGTGAAGGTTCCAGATTTTTCGGAAAATGCGGCAATATGTATCTCATGCCTTGGGGATATTGGAAAACTTACGGCTCAGAAGAACCTTGAAGAAGCTGCAGTGGGAATAGAGCTTATGCTTCAGGAAATGGCTGCCGCAGCCATGAATGAAAATCTCCAGAATACGGTAATAAATATCGCAAGCTCTATTGAAGAAGTTGGAAAAAAAGCTGAGGATGAAAACATGGAAAGTGCGATTCTCCAGGCAGCCTCTGCCCTCCAGACCATTGTGAGCAATTCAGGAAACAGATATCTGAACGATGCTTCAATTGCAGCTAAGATAGCCCTTGAATCCTTCAATGAACTCGATATCATAAATGATGAAGCTAATATAAAAAAGATAGAAGCAATAAGGGAAACGATGAGGGCGCTCTGGGTGGATTCAAAATAAAAATTCAGGATACTGGAACTTCATTCTTCACTGAAGCCCGAAATGTTTTATATTCCAGTCTGCCATGGCCTGAATCTTCTTTATTTCGTCTTCACCGCCTACCATGGTGAAC harbors:
- a CDS encoding HEAT repeat domain-containing protein produces the protein MVDQEKIHNQCLSDDLKERIHALEQLEEFFSLMPDKQQSWSDLLRLTKDEDSHVSHWAASALGSAFSQVPDKQQAWDDLHRLTNDEDCSVRYIAAEALGSAYSQLPDKQQAWNDLHRLTNDEDSGVRSSAASSLGSAFPQLPDKQQAWNDLHRLTNDEDGDVRTFSNHSLGRILIFMASQAETDEDYKKELEKAIEFFETAAEESYGWDNPAQFCLPFYRSFHTIIFKKQEAKEEVNKYLEEAKSVIGSSESKKQLFEAVQNLAEALKEVQNLETLDLQAMKDELNFYRKYCDHAAELMKCTDEKAPFATKVLRKGLPILDRNLKELLEEIQEKAKTACQVSQGTATQEIACAVSREVQKWEISDPKKMVQNIEDLAYILKNKVADVPENEYIISKIELMRNEIDLNKQYGILLFVIAQIPTMKVITEKELDRKFFKLDLIYDKTISIETKLDLIQKTLDTGLEKLDMLSTEVGGREGELIQTFSKNILELTQKCDKETLESFLREVLEKENILIEEIDNSSASQEEKEESKSSILNIRSVFDKVKHPIKSFGKDVTKEIVVTYAAEEIVKLVFQLMSMATLGVPIPPQILNLLSSMTKRT
- a CDS encoding phosphoribosyltransferase, with the protein product MRLSRILAQKVKASGYMPDLIVAIGRGGYVPGRLVSDFLLFNDLTSMKIEHYSRAADMREEARIKFPIPVDITGKKILILDDVTDTGETLNLAVDYVLNLNPASVRTAVLQHKISSNFTPDFYAQKVLKWRWIIYPWARYEDLAGFAEKIIQNRTLDLSQIIAEFKHRYELDLKETELLKILSDLTERGELESTKQDNRKLWSIKK